The Opitutaceae bacterium genome has a window encoding:
- the ggt gene encoding gamma-glutamyltransferase — MVLPRSIVFVSIWVLLAASGGAQRLPVEGRRGMVVAADALASQVGVDILRQGGNAVDAAVGVGFALAVTFPIAGNLGGGGFMVIRMADGSSTAIDFREVAPAAAGRDLYLDEDGQVIPMASLYGYRAAGVPGTVAGLLLALEKYGRLDRSVVLEPARRLAAEGFVMSGAMAAKLRTHAEALGQFPETRRIFLRDGLYWNAGDRFVQSDLAATIERIQQSGREGFYAGETARLIAESMTANGGLITREDLAAYRPVERAPLRGRYRGLEILTMPPPSSGGICLLQMLQMVEPHDLGALGFGGSETIHLMTEAMRRAFRDRAQFPGDPAFVDVPVDGLVSRDYAVDRMADFEPERATKSEAVSPGRPVGYESPETTHFSIVDEEGGAVSTTYTLNRQYGCNVTVPGTGVLLNNEMDDFTSKPGITNSFGLIQGEANAIAGGKRPLSSMTPSIVLRDNELFMVLGSPGGPKIINIVFQVLVNVVDHGMNIQQAVDLPRFHHQWMPDEIRFEPFALAPDVARALEARGHRLSPFVDDPPRDKRYWGDAAAILVDPATGTRQGAADPRNPRSMAVGY, encoded by the coding sequence ATGGTGTTGCCTCGGTCGATCGTTTTCGTATCCATTTGGGTCCTCCTCGCCGCTTCCGGCGGGGCGCAGCGGCTTCCGGTCGAAGGTCGCCGGGGCATGGTGGTGGCGGCCGATGCCCTGGCCTCGCAAGTCGGGGTGGACATCCTGCGACAGGGCGGCAACGCCGTGGATGCGGCGGTCGGAGTCGGCTTTGCGCTGGCCGTGACTTTCCCGATCGCCGGCAATCTAGGCGGAGGCGGTTTCATGGTGATCCGGATGGCCGACGGAAGTTCCACCGCGATTGATTTCCGGGAGGTCGCCCCGGCGGCCGCGGGACGTGATCTTTACCTTGATGAGGATGGCCAGGTCATTCCCATGGCGTCCCTCTACGGTTACCGGGCGGCCGGGGTTCCCGGAACCGTGGCCGGTCTCCTGCTGGCGCTCGAAAAGTACGGGCGTCTGGACCGGTCCGTTGTCCTCGAGCCGGCGCGACGACTGGCCGCGGAGGGTTTTGTCATGTCCGGGGCGATGGCCGCGAAGCTGCGGACCCACGCCGAGGCTCTCGGGCAGTTTCCCGAAACGCGCCGGATTTTCCTGCGCGACGGTTTGTATTGGAATGCGGGTGACCGTTTTGTGCAGAGTGATCTCGCCGCGACGATCGAGCGCATTCAGCAATCCGGACGGGAAGGGTTTTATGCCGGCGAGACCGCCCGGTTGATCGCGGAGTCAATGACGGCGAATGGTGGACTCATCACCCGGGAGGATCTCGCCGCCTATCGTCCGGTCGAGCGCGCACCGCTGCGCGGCCGTTACCGCGGTCTGGAAATCCTCACCATGCCGCCTCCGAGTTCGGGCGGGATCTGTCTGCTGCAGATGCTCCAGATGGTCGAGCCCCACGACCTCGGCGCACTCGGCTTCGGCGGATCGGAAACGATTCATCTGATGACGGAGGCGATGCGCCGGGCCTTTCGCGACCGAGCCCAGTTTCCCGGCGATCCCGCCTTTGTCGATGTTCCGGTTGACGGGTTGGTTTCCCGGGATTACGCCGTCGACCGGATGGCCGATTTCGAACCGGAGCGTGCCACGAAGAGCGAGGCCGTCTCCCCCGGCCGGCCCGTCGGCTACGAATCGCCCGAAACCACCCATTTCTCGATCGTGGACGAAGAAGGTGGTGCGGTGTCGACCACCTACACGCTGAACCGGCAATACGGCTGCAATGTGACCGTCCCCGGAACGGGGGTTCTGCTGAACAACGAGATGGATGACTTCACCTCAAAGCCGGGGATAACCAATTCCTTCGGGTTGATTCAGGGGGAGGCCAATGCCATTGCCGGGGGAAAGCGGCCGCTCTCCTCGATGACACCGTCGATTGTCCTACGGGACAATGAGCTTTTCATGGTTCTGGGCAGTCCGGGGGGGCCAAAGATCATCAATATCGTCTTCCAGGTCCTGGTCAACGTGGTCGACCACGGCATGAATATCCAGCAGGCGGTCGATCTTCCCCGGTTCCATCATCAATGGATGCCCGACGAGATCCGCTTCGAGCCTTTTGCGTTGGCTCCCGATGTTGCTCGGGCCCTTGAGGCCCGGGGTCACCGCTTGTCTCCGTTCGTTGATGATCCTCCCCGTGACAAGCGGTATTGGGGTGACGCCGCGGCCATCCTTGTCGATCCCGCCACGGGAACCCGCCAGGGGGCGGCCGACCCGAGGAATCCGCGTTCGATGGCAGTCGGCTATTGA
- a CDS encoding L-threonylcarbamoyladenylate synthase produces the protein MAEILDDSPANIERLAKALLADRLVAVPTETVYGLAGNALSAEACAAIFEAKGRPAHDPLIVHLSDLDMLGEVAVPDPLTRTLAEAFWPGPLTLILKKRPKVPSLVTSGLETVAVRIPAHQVFQKLIAAARIPLAAPSANPFGYISPTTSAHVAAQLGDRIGFILEGGPCRIGIESTILDLVTGSLPRILRPGAVSEDQIRAVLGPIQKGPFAVASPSETQGLIAPGLLDRHYSPGTPLVLRTRPFASEELMNLPTDVAALCIQKPGDARPNIFWLSEDGDPREVARRLFSMLRDLDRAGFGSIEAEPMTDEADLGRAINDRLRRAAGRGNQVR, from the coding sequence GTGGCTGAAATCCTCGACGATTCTCCGGCGAACATCGAACGCCTGGCCAAGGCGTTGCTGGCGGATCGTCTTGTTGCTGTACCGACGGAAACAGTCTACGGTCTGGCCGGAAACGCCCTGAGTGCGGAAGCCTGCGCCGCGATCTTTGAAGCCAAAGGCCGGCCGGCTCACGATCCGTTGATCGTTCACCTCTCGGATCTGGACATGCTCGGGGAAGTGGCGGTGCCGGACCCTCTGACCCGAACCCTCGCCGAGGCTTTCTGGCCCGGCCCGCTGACCCTCATCCTCAAGAAACGCCCGAAGGTTCCCTCCCTGGTGACCTCCGGTTTGGAGACGGTGGCGGTCCGGATTCCGGCCCATCAGGTCTTCCAAAAACTGATCGCGGCCGCCCGGATACCTCTGGCCGCCCCGAGTGCCAATCCTTTCGGCTACATCAGCCCGACCACCAGCGCCCATGTGGCCGCCCAATTGGGAGACCGGATTGGTTTTATCCTCGAGGGCGGACCCTGTCGGATCGGCATCGAGTCCACCATCCTCGATCTGGTCACTGGGTCGCTTCCCAGAATACTGAGACCCGGCGCTGTATCCGAGGATCAGATACGCGCGGTGCTCGGGCCGATCCAGAAGGGGCCATTCGCGGTCGCCTCCCCTTCCGAAACCCAAGGGCTCATCGCCCCCGGCCTTCTGGATCGTCACTACAGTCCAGGCACACCGCTGGTGCTGAGGACCCGGCCATTTGCGTCCGAGGAACTCATGAATCTTCCGACTGATGTGGCCGCGCTTTGCATCCAAAAACCAGGAGATGCACGGCCCAACATATTCTGGCTATCGGAAGACGGTGATCCACGCGAAGTTGCGCGAAGGCTTTTCTCGATGCTCCGCGACCTCGACCGGGCCGGATTTGGTTCAATTGAGGCAGAGCCCATGACGGACGAGGCTGACTTGGGGCGAGCCATTAATGACCGTCTGCGCCGCGCCGCCGGCCGAGGGAATCAGGTTCGGTGA
- a CDS encoding cysteine desulfurase translates to MIETETQSHQMDGTTDRIDPDAVRRDFPILDLQVGTKPLIYLDSAATAQKPQTVIDALQRYYMLQNANIHRGVHYLSQSATDAYEESRRKISRFFNAASENEIVFVRGATEATNLVARTWGRRNVGKGDEILVTTLEHHANIVPWQMLCEEVGAQLRVVPIDDRCRLDLDAFERLLTDRTRLLAVTHVSNAVGTVNPIEWMIGKAHARGAVVLVDGAQSAPHMPVDLQALDCDFYVCSGHKLYGPTGIGVLYGKYAILEKMPPYQGGGDMIQTVTFEKTTYKPPPERFEAGTPHIAGVVGLGAAIDYVTAVGRNRIARHEADLIAYAEERLIEVPGLKIIGQPQERAGALSFTIEGAHPHDIGTILDSEGIAIRAGHHCAQPLMQRLGLPSTARASFACYNTRVEIDALEKAARKVHKLFN, encoded by the coding sequence ATGATTGAAACGGAGACCCAGTCTCATCAGATGGACGGAACGACTGATCGGATCGATCCGGATGCGGTCCGGCGGGACTTTCCCATCCTCGATCTCCAGGTTGGGACCAAGCCCTTGATCTACCTCGACAGCGCGGCCACCGCCCAGAAGCCGCAGACCGTCATCGATGCCCTGCAGCGTTATTATATGCTGCAGAACGCCAACATCCACCGCGGCGTCCATTACCTCAGTCAGAGCGCCACCGATGCCTACGAGGAATCGCGACGGAAGATCAGCCGGTTCTTCAATGCCGCCTCCGAGAATGAGATCGTCTTCGTTCGAGGGGCGACCGAGGCGACCAACCTGGTTGCCCGGACCTGGGGCCGACGCAACGTCGGGAAGGGAGACGAAATCCTCGTCACGACTCTGGAGCATCACGCCAATATCGTCCCCTGGCAGATGCTCTGCGAGGAAGTCGGGGCTCAACTTCGGGTCGTTCCCATCGACGACCGCTGCCGGCTGGATCTCGACGCATTCGAGCGACTCCTGACCGATCGGACCCGACTCCTCGCCGTCACCCATGTCTCCAATGCGGTCGGCACCGTCAACCCGATCGAATGGATGATCGGCAAGGCCCACGCCCGGGGCGCCGTTGTCCTGGTCGACGGAGCCCAGTCCGCGCCCCATATGCCGGTCGATCTTCAGGCTCTGGATTGCGATTTCTACGTCTGCTCGGGCCACAAACTCTATGGCCCGACCGGCATCGGAGTTCTCTACGGGAAATACGCCATCCTCGAGAAGATGCCCCCCTACCAGGGCGGTGGCGATATGATCCAGACGGTCACATTCGAGAAGACGACCTACAAGCCGCCTCCGGAGCGCTTCGAGGCGGGTACGCCCCACATCGCCGGAGTGGTCGGACTCGGCGCCGCCATCGACTATGTCACTGCCGTGGGCAGGAACCGCATTGCCCGGCATGAAGCCGACCTCATCGCCTACGCCGAAGAAAGGCTGATCGAGGTTCCGGGACTCAAGATCATCGGCCAGCCCCAGGAACGGGCCGGAGCACTCTCCTTCACCATCGAAGGGGCCCATCCGCATGACATCGGAACCATTCTGGACAGCGAGGGGATCGCCATCCGGGCCGGTCATCACTGTGCCCAACCCCTCATGCAGAGGCTCGGGCTCCCTTCCACCGCGCGCGCCTCATTCGCCTGCTACAACACCCGCGTCGAAATCGATGCGCTGGAGAAGGCCGCCCGCAAGGTCCACAAACTCTTCAACTAG
- a CDS encoding SAM hydroxide adenosyltransferase has translation MRTLVLILPLLLPPILHPAADDFTVIDGVLDGAPYQIAIPARINGNVLIHAHGFRPVEEPLVAELELENTAHRRFLDNGWIIAMSAYRRNGMIVEDAMTDLLNLRDRIEEDQGPLAMVVLEGQSMGGAIVTHLAESHQDRFHGALALGAALGVTDPGQPLSLSHRPRIPLLFVSNRSEMADPLDYVAAAADASVRPVLWTVDRDGHVNLNEDERLIALDALVAWISTGMIDPDRDITVEHVPEVSEVVLENGTGIGRVIRITSTHGNVFINFNDRDFRRLSISPGDDFRLTIGETSVTVRFGTTFSDVPVGAWIAFPTADGDTIVAINRGNAFNHLQPGIGDPVRITPLDQ, from the coding sequence GTGAGAACGCTTGTGCTGATTCTTCCGCTCCTGCTTCCACCCATTCTCCACCCGGCTGCGGACGATTTTACAGTCATCGACGGAGTCCTTGACGGGGCGCCCTATCAGATCGCGATTCCCGCCCGGATCAACGGCAACGTCCTGATTCATGCCCATGGTTTCCGCCCTGTGGAAGAACCGCTTGTCGCGGAACTGGAACTCGAGAACACCGCCCATCGTCGATTCCTCGACAATGGGTGGATCATCGCCATGAGCGCCTACCGACGAAACGGGATGATCGTCGAAGACGCGATGACCGATCTACTGAATCTGCGGGACCGGATCGAGGAGGACCAGGGCCCCCTCGCCATGGTTGTGCTGGAAGGACAATCGATGGGCGGAGCGATCGTCACCCACCTTGCCGAGTCCCATCAGGATCGATTTCACGGCGCCCTCGCCCTCGGCGCGGCCCTGGGTGTCACCGATCCCGGACAACCCCTCTCCCTGAGCCATCGTCCCAGGATCCCGCTGCTGTTTGTATCCAACCGGTCCGAGATGGCGGATCCGCTCGACTATGTGGCCGCCGCCGCCGATGCCTCGGTCAGGCCCGTTCTCTGGACGGTTGATCGCGATGGGCACGTCAACCTCAACGAGGACGAGCGATTGATCGCCCTGGACGCACTCGTGGCCTGGATCAGCACCGGCATGATCGATCCCGACCGGGACATCACCGTCGAACACGTCCCGGAGGTTTCGGAAGTCGTCCTTGAGAACGGGACCGGCATCGGCCGGGTCATCAGGATCACGTCGACCCACGGCAACGTTTTCATCAATTTCAACGACCGCGACTTCCGCCGGCTCTCGATCAGTCCCGGAGACGACTTCCGGCTTACGATTGGAGAAACCTCTGTGACTGTCCGCTTCGGGACCACCTTTTCAGACGTGCCCGTCGGGGCGTGGATTGCCTTCCCCACGGCGGACGGAGACACCATCGTGGCGATCAACCGCGGCAACGCCTTCAATCATCTGCAGCCCGGGATCGGCGACCCCGTCAGGATCACCCCGCTGGATCAATAG
- a CDS encoding DEAD/DEAH box helicase yields MGLAPFVVAAVQELGFEQPTPIQSEAIPVIMADRDVIGSAQTGTGKTAAFGLPIIHKLQTHGSMRCLILEPTRELALQVEEALVAYSKFTDLRICVIYGGVGYGRQKSELAAGADIVVATPGRLLDHMEQGTINLDTVEILGLDEVDRMLDMGFLPDVKRIVSKVRKERQTLFFSATIPPAIAQLTTWVVRDPEIIEISRRSPAETVSHAFYPVVQKQKFDLLIALLERTNYESVLIFCRTKIGADMISRQLERLGHPVAVMHSNRSQSERTEALTGFKSGKYEVLVATDVASRGLDIAGISHVVNYDVPLHPEDYVHRIGRTGRALNEGDAFTLLAEDETKYAKIIEHFIGRSIERKKLEDFDYAYSAVFAQQEEPPKNVFKSRLYRGSR; encoded by the coding sequence ATGGGTCTGGCCCCTTTTGTGGTGGCGGCGGTCCAGGAATTGGGTTTTGAACAGCCGACCCCGATCCAGTCTGAGGCCATCCCCGTGATTATGGCCGACCGGGACGTCATCGGTTCGGCCCAGACGGGAACGGGCAAGACGGCCGCCTTCGGCCTGCCCATCATTCACAAGCTGCAAACCCACGGTTCCATGCGTTGCCTCATCCTGGAGCCGACCCGGGAACTTGCGCTCCAGGTCGAGGAGGCGCTGGTCGCCTACTCGAAATTCACCGATCTGCGGATCTGCGTGATCTATGGCGGGGTCGGATACGGGCGGCAGAAGAGCGAGCTGGCCGCCGGTGCCGATATCGTGGTGGCAACACCGGGTCGCTTGCTCGATCACATGGAACAGGGTACCATCAACCTGGATACAGTGGAGATTCTCGGTCTCGACGAGGTTGATCGCATGCTCGACATGGGCTTCCTGCCCGACGTCAAGCGGATCGTTTCCAAAGTCCGCAAGGAGCGCCAGACCCTCTTCTTCTCCGCCACCATCCCTCCGGCCATCGCCCAGTTGACCACCTGGGTGGTGCGCGATCCCGAGATCATCGAGATCAGTCGCCGGTCACCCGCGGAAACGGTCTCTCATGCGTTCTATCCGGTCGTGCAGAAGCAGAAGTTCGATCTCCTGATCGCCCTGCTCGAGCGGACGAACTACGAGAGCGTGCTCATATTCTGCCGGACGAAGATCGGGGCCGACATGATCTCGCGTCAGTTGGAGCGGCTGGGCCATCCGGTCGCCGTCATGCATTCCAACCGCTCCCAATCGGAGCGGACGGAAGCACTGACCGGCTTCAAGTCGGGCAAGTACGAGGTTCTCGTGGCGACCGACGTGGCCTCGCGCGGCCTCGACATCGCGGGTATCAGCCATGTGGTCAACTACGATGTTCCGCTTCATCCCGAAGATTACGTGCATCGGATCGGACGGACCGGGCGAGCCCTGAACGAGGGCGATGCCTTCACTCTGCTGGCCGAAGACGAGACCAAGTACGCCAAGATCATCGAACACTTCATCGGTCGATCAATCGAGCGAAAGAAGCTCGAGGATTTCGACTACGCCTACTCGGCTGTCTTTGCGCAGCAGGAGGAACCCCCCAAGAATGTCTTCAAGAGCCGCCTCTATCGCGGCTCTCGCTGA
- a CDS encoding outer membrane beta-barrel protein, which yields MMARLQNRRFFLPVLAGVVLSAVFSTPRAAAMPFAAVGENIHVYLLGGLSVRYDDNLYLSRLNTQSDIVTTVTAGVQMEFGSPDTRNSANVMFRKNYVFYNSRSENNTDNMAFSGSATLAGAQSSVTVAASVTPSEYNSRDAIGLGRLVKSTNYTASIDGTYALTGKTRLSGGITYSTTEYSTDGYSNQSSITVPVRVMYEVTAKTDVRAGYTYRATMISGFEDQDSVDHTVSIGTSREITPTLSGDIEVGLTNRQLANGESGTIIPVNGVLTWVATPRMIYSAIARRDFGNSAIAGTSYLQTLVGLNMSYGFAERWNAAAGLSYEIADYVDSARVDNYWTGNIDVSYSPNQFMSMSAGYIFRMNTSTLQLAEFDSNVVSFSVNARY from the coding sequence ATGATGGCGCGGCTGCAGAATCGACGGTTTTTCCTTCCTGTCCTCGCAGGTGTGGTCCTGTCTGCCGTTTTCTCGACCCCCAGGGCAGCGGCGATGCCCTTCGCCGCAGTGGGTGAAAATATCCATGTCTATCTGCTCGGCGGCCTTTCGGTTCGTTACGATGACAACCTTTATTTGTCACGGTTGAATACGCAGAGCGACATCGTCACCACGGTGACTGCGGGCGTCCAGATGGAGTTTGGCAGTCCCGATACCCGGAACAGCGCCAATGTCATGTTCCGCAAGAACTACGTTTTCTACAACAGCCGGTCGGAGAACAACACCGACAATATGGCGTTCTCGGGCAGTGCGACTCTGGCCGGGGCACAGAGTTCGGTCACCGTCGCGGCCTCGGTCACCCCGTCGGAATACAATTCCCGCGACGCCATCGGCCTGGGTCGGCTGGTCAAGAGCACGAACTACACCGCATCGATCGACGGTACCTACGCCCTGACCGGCAAGACCCGGCTGAGTGGAGGTATCACCTACAGCACGACCGAATACAGCACCGACGGTTATTCGAATCAATCGTCAATCACGGTGCCGGTCCGCGTGATGTATGAGGTAACGGCCAAGACGGATGTCCGGGCCGGTTACACTTACCGGGCTACCATGATCAGTGGCTTTGAGGATCAGGACTCGGTCGACCACACGGTCTCAATCGGGACGTCCCGGGAGATCACGCCGACTCTCTCAGGCGATATCGAGGTGGGCCTGACCAACCGGCAACTGGCCAATGGTGAAAGCGGCACGATCATTCCGGTCAACGGTGTCCTCACCTGGGTGGCCACTCCCCGGATGATCTATTCGGCGATCGCCCGCCGCGATTTCGGCAACTCGGCCATTGCCGGTACTTCCTATCTGCAGACTCTGGTCGGACTGAACATGAGTTATGGCTTTGCCGAGCGTTGGAACGCCGCGGCGGGCCTTAGCTACGAGATCGCGGATTATGTGGATTCGGCGCGGGTCGACAATTATTGGACCGGGAATATCGACGTCAGTTATTCCCCGAATCAATTCATGTCGATGTCAGCCGGGTATATCTTCCGGATGAACACGTCGACCCTGCAGTTGGCGGAATTCGACAGCAACGTCGTGTCTTTCTCGGTCAATGCCCGTTATTGA
- a CDS encoding sigma-70 family RNA polymerase sigma factor: MDEGTDNAAFEAELIRRVALGDRSAFERVYSMYSQPLMSYALRMVRDRMLAEEVLQDAFVRIWKHARSYDLRLSRPFSWAVLITKRLCLDRLRRRRPPVVSETELVREDERPPEAVDSANPADQLRQSDDYGMLHDLVASLPFPQRESLELAIHRGLTQSEIASTLNIPVGTVKTAMHRGTKRLREMLATRHD; the protein is encoded by the coding sequence GTGGACGAAGGCACAGACAACGCGGCTTTTGAAGCGGAGCTGATCCGGCGGGTCGCGCTGGGTGATCGGTCGGCTTTCGAAAGGGTTTATTCCATGTATTCCCAGCCCCTGATGTCCTACGCCCTGCGCATGGTCCGCGACCGGATGCTGGCCGAGGAGGTGCTCCAGGATGCATTTGTCAGGATCTGGAAACACGCGCGATCCTACGACCTGCGCCTTTCACGGCCTTTCAGCTGGGCGGTTCTGATTACCAAACGGCTCTGCCTCGATCGCCTGCGCCGCCGCCGACCGCCGGTTGTCTCGGAAACGGAACTGGTTCGGGAGGACGAGAGGCCTCCGGAAGCGGTCGATTCAGCCAATCCCGCCGATCAATTGCGGCAGAGTGATGACTACGGGATGCTTCACGACCTGGTGGCTTCCCTCCCTTTTCCCCAACGCGAGAGCCTTGAGTTGGCCATTCACCGTGGACTGACCCAGAGCGAAATCGCGTCGACCCTCAACATCCCCGTCGGCACCGTGAAAACCGCGATGCACCGGGGAACCAAACGCCTGCGTGAGATGCTCGCGACCCGCCATGATTGA
- the rpsR gene encoding 30S ribosomal protein S18, translated as MTETSDTPKGKSMTPQEMNLQHVQLFGRYVTDTGKILPRKLTGLNAKQQRHITRVIKQARNMLLMQ; from the coding sequence ATGACTGAAACAAGCGACACGCCCAAAGGGAAGAGCATGACTCCCCAGGAGATGAACCTTCAACACGTTCAGCTCTTCGGCCGCTACGTGACGGATACCGGCAAGATTCTTCCCCGAAAACTCACGGGGCTGAACGCCAAGCAGCAGCGTCACATCACGCGGGTAATCAAGCAGGCTCGGAACATGCTGCTGATGCAGTAG
- a CDS encoding hemolysin family protein has translation MNLSLSEILTTFLVVVALLALNALFVATEFSLVKLRFTRFGTDALDRARKNPMVARMLDEMGTTLKVVRLGVTVCTIGLGFVLLPLTLHLLGSLDAPLGRWEVRGAFVISFVVAVALHFVLGELVPRTIALQYPVQALRLTTWPVRITAFFVAPFLMVLGLASNLVLRILGQTSRLDLNLIDVEAQIRSEISDGEAMPALAEKMLQNVLELRRRVAQDILLPRNQIQFIDLEDDPAENIALTRRTGHTRFPLCEGDLDHCIGLVHIKDIFRASRPDKLVDLRSVRREILRFPADEPLEIVLQRFLRQKSHFALVTDEFGGTVGAITLEDILEELVGEIQDEFDREESLIQVLGDDRFQVDGLAPVHDVSDILDIPIDAEDVSTFGGLITSELGRIPLANETVVLGRLQILVREVDERRVLSTEVTVLPSPEAMEDGLGVS, from the coding sequence GTGAACCTGTCGCTCTCCGAAATACTGACCACCTTTCTGGTTGTGGTCGCCCTCCTCGCGTTGAACGCGCTGTTTGTGGCGACCGAGTTCAGTCTGGTCAAACTGCGATTCACCCGGTTCGGGACCGATGCCCTCGACCGTGCCCGCAAGAACCCGATGGTCGCCAGGATGCTCGATGAAATGGGTACCACGCTCAAGGTGGTCCGACTCGGCGTGACGGTTTGCACGATCGGCCTTGGTTTTGTCCTTCTGCCGCTCACCCTCCATCTTCTTGGATCCCTGGATGCGCCCCTGGGCCGGTGGGAAGTGCGCGGCGCCTTCGTCATCAGTTTCGTTGTAGCGGTCGCCCTGCATTTTGTGCTCGGCGAACTCGTTCCCCGGACCATCGCCCTCCAGTATCCGGTTCAGGCCCTCCGGCTGACGACCTGGCCGGTCCGGATCACCGCATTCTTTGTCGCGCCGTTTCTGATGGTGTTGGGTCTGGCCTCGAATCTCGTCCTGCGGATCCTCGGCCAGACTTCCCGGCTCGATTTGAACCTTATCGATGTCGAGGCCCAGATCCGCTCCGAGATCAGCGATGGTGAAGCGATGCCGGCGTTGGCCGAGAAGATGCTCCAGAACGTTCTCGAGCTGAGACGTCGCGTGGCTCAGGACATCCTGCTTCCCCGCAACCAGATTCAGTTCATCGATCTCGAGGACGATCCGGCGGAGAATATCGCGCTGACCAGGAGAACGGGTCACACCCGTTTTCCCCTTTGCGAGGGCGATCTCGATCACTGCATCGGCCTTGTGCACATCAAGGATATCTTCCGTGCCTCGCGACCGGACAAGCTGGTCGATCTGCGTTCGGTGCGGCGCGAGATCCTCAGGTTCCCGGCCGATGAGCCCCTGGAGATCGTTCTCCAGCGTTTCCTCCGACAGAAGAGTCACTTCGCCCTGGTGACCGACGAATTCGGCGGCACGGTCGGCGCGATCACTCTTGAAGACATCCTCGAGGAACTGGTCGGCGAAATTCAGGACGAGTTTGATCGTGAGGAATCCCTCATTCAGGTGCTGGGGGACGATCGGTTTCAGGTGGACGGCCTGGCTCCGGTCCATGATGTCAGTGATATTCTGGATATCCCGATCGATGCCGAGGATGTTTCGACCTTCGGTGGATTGATCACCTCCGAACTCGGCCGGATTCCCCTGGCCAACGAAACGGTCGTCCTGGGGAGGCTGCAGATCCTGGTGCGGGAGGTGGACGAACGCCGGGTTCTGAGCACCGAGGTCACCGTGCTGCCGTCTCCCGAAGCGATGGAGGACGGGCTCGGGGTCAGTTGA
- the hisC gene encoding histidinol-phosphate transaminase, whose product MRSDTTAPTYADLARPEALSQPFYEPGKPIDDVARELGLDPATVIKLASNENPLGPSPAAVEAGRRALEKIRLYPDGGGCALRDRLAELHGLGTDQFILGNGSNEIFELLGHVFLQPGDEVVSGWPAFVVCKLVTLLFGARPVEVPLVDHRHDLARLAAAVTERTRLVYLPSPNNPTGTANSQAEIEAFVRDLPESVVFIFDEAYAEYLENPPDLRPLIAAGRKVIGTRTFSKIHGLAGLRVGYGYAAPELIALLNRVRQPFNLNAVAQAAAIAAIGDRAHVERCRRSNADGLRFLAAGLTRLGLEFIPSVANFITVRVGDGAGVFRALQAAGVIVRPMAGYGMGEWIRVSVGTLPENQRFLDELAGLTRRTGTGSLTSGRLPL is encoded by the coding sequence ATGCGCAGCGATACCACAGCGCCCACCTATGCGGACCTGGCGCGTCCCGAGGCCCTCAGCCAGCCCTTTTACGAGCCGGGCAAGCCGATCGACGACGTCGCTCGCGAGCTGGGTCTGGACCCGGCCACCGTGATCAAGCTGGCCTCGAACGAGAATCCGCTGGGTCCTTCACCGGCGGCGGTCGAAGCGGGCCGGCGCGCTCTCGAGAAAATCCGCCTCTATCCCGATGGCGGCGGCTGCGCGCTGCGGGACCGGTTGGCCGAACTGCATGGTCTTGGCACGGATCAGTTCATCCTGGGCAACGGTTCCAATGAGATCTTTGAACTGCTCGGCCACGTTTTTCTCCAACCCGGGGATGAAGTCGTTTCGGGGTGGCCGGCCTTTGTTGTCTGCAAGCTGGTCACGCTTCTCTTTGGCGCCCGACCGGTCGAGGTGCCCCTGGTTGACCACCGGCATGACCTTGCGCGGCTGGCGGCGGCGGTGACCGAGCGGACCAGGCTGGTTTACCTGCCCAGCCCGAACAACCCCACCGGAACGGCCAATTCCCAGGCGGAGATCGAGGCCTTTGTCCGCGATCTGCCGGAGTCCGTGGTCTTCATCTTTGACGAAGCCTATGCGGAGTATCTGGAGAACCCGCCCGACCTGCGCCCGCTGATTGCCGCGGGCCGCAAGGTGATCGGCACCCGGACCTTTTCCAAGATCCACGGACTCGCCGGACTCCGCGTGGGGTATGGCTACGCCGCCCCGGAACTCATTGCCCTGCTCAATCGGGTCCGCCAGCCGTTCAATCTGAACGCCGTCGCCCAGGCGGCTGCCATCGCGGCCATCGGCGACCGCGCGCATGTCGAGCGTTGCCGCCGATCGAACGCGGATGGATTGCGGTTCCTCGCCGCCGGTTTGACCCGACTCGGGCTGGAGTTCATCCCGAGCGTCGCCAACTTCATCACTGTAAGGGTGGGGGATGGGGCCGGCGTTTTCCGGGCTCTCCAGGCCGCCGGGGTGATCGTCCGTCCAATGGCCGGATACGGGATGGGGGAGTGGATTCGTGTCTCGGTGGGGACTCTCCCGGAGAATCAGAGGTTTCTCGACGAATTGGCAGGATTGACCCGCCGGACCGGGACGGGTAGCCTGACCTCCGGTCGATTGCCATTGTGA